From Cannabis sativa cultivar Pink pepper isolate KNU-18-1 chromosome 8, ASM2916894v1, whole genome shotgun sequence, a single genomic window includes:
- the LOC115701300 gene encoding transcription factor TCP13 — MIENSKDGSSDFPPREDDQGNLKEGKITTKLASISSNTTTTTNASSSTPWLRLKDPRIVRVSRVFGGKDRHSKVCTIRGLRDRRVRLSVPTAIQLYDLQDRLGLNQPSKVVDWLLNAAKDEIDELPPLPMPPSGNFSLLTPRGLEASNAAMNANNQSNNEHQEGFKNINNESSEWNVGSSRLPGSNFWSNSNNNNNNSSSDNVVWRGKSKEVGRNRSNNDHEKEEREEEEEEEEDEEEEEEANNNGNEGENSNLFHHQRQNVISHPFFPGMINNNTIPSGYRWEPQNYPLSFLGSGGFTSQTDSHHHHQQHHHLHNLNHVMSLQPSTLSLSTTGSQFLVCPPGNTTITQTYFPTSNTTQAAAADEIHHDPRQVHHFHQMFNSNPQSGLLPNHDMHPNNNNPHQTMRATLPLHFSATSSDSNKLVHHHQNKD; from the coding sequence ATGATTGAGAATTCCAAGGACGGCAGTAGTGATTTTCCTCCAAGAGAGGATGATCAAGGCAACTTAAAAGAAGGAAAAATCACTACAAAATTAGCTTCAATATCATCTAATACCACTACTACTACAAATGCTAGCTCAAGCACGCCATGGTTAAGGCTGAAGGATCCTAGAATTGTTCGAGTTTCTCGAGTTTTTGGAGGAAAAGACAGGCATAGCAAAGTATGCACCATAAGAGGGTTAAGAGACAGGCGTGTGAGGTTATCAGTACCAACTGCAATTCAATTGTACGACCTTCAAGATCGATTAGGCCTTAACCAACCTAGCAAAGTGGTTGATTGGTTGCTCAATGCTGCTAAAGATGAAATTGATGAACTCCCTCCTCTTCCAATGCCACCTTCCGGTAACTTTTCTCTGTTGACGCCTCGCGGTTTAGAAGCCAGTAATGCTGCTATGAATGCCAATAATCAATCTAATAATGAACACCAAGAAGGATTCAAGAACATCAACAATGAGAGTAGTGAATGGAATGTTGGTTCCAGCAGATTGCCCGGGTCTAATTTTTGgagtaatagtaataataataataataattcatctTCAGATAATGTTGTTTGGAGAGGGAAATCAAAAGAGGTAGGAAGAAATCGAAGTAATAATGATCATGAGAAAGAAGaacgagaagaagaagaggaagaagaagaagatgaagaagaagaagaagaagcaaatAATAATGGTAATGAAGGAGAGAACAGTAATCTGTTTCATCATCAAAGACAAAATGTTATAAGTCATCCTTTTTTCCCAGGTATGATTAACAATAATACCATACCAAGTGGTTACCGTTGGGAGCCTCAGAATTATCCTTTGTCTTTCTTAGGCAGCGGTGGTTTCACATCTCAAACTGAtagtcatcatcatcatcaacaacatcatcatcttcaCAATTTGAATCATGTAATGTCTTTGCAGCCTTCCACATTATCTCTTTCAACTACTGGGTCTCAGTTCTTGGTATGCCCTCCTGGAAATACTACAATAACACAAACTTATTTCCCTACAAGCAATACTACTCAAGCTGCTGCGGCGGATGAGATTCATCATGATCCAAGACAAGTACACCATTTTCATCAGATGTTTAATTCCAATCCACAAAGTGGGCTCTTGCCAAATCATGATATGcaccctaataataataatcctcATCAGACAATGAGAGCTACCTTACCACTCCACTTTAGTGCTACGAGTAGTGATTCTAACAAGCTTGTCCATCATCACCAAAATAAGGATTAA